One stretch of Pararhodobacter zhoushanensis DNA includes these proteins:
- a CDS encoding PDR/VanB family oxidoreductase, translating into MSDGDIPVRVKQMRHEADTVLSVTFETLNGAPLPKAEPGAHVDLILTDDLRRSYSLTAALDGTTAQCTVAVHRDPKSKGGSVYVHDTMRVGDKLRLSRPKNHFALDQSAGHSVLIAGGIGITPILAMVRRLTELGKPWHLHYAARKRSAAAFLPEIEACVAQSNGQGALTPHFDDEVSGALIDLARIFAGAGDTAHFYCCGPEPMLAAYEAAGRAVPKARVHAEYFSAKEEVAREGGFDVVLNRSGKVLHVDAGKTILDVLIANRVSVPFACTEGTCGTCETRVIEGRPDHRDTILTDEERAHGDTMMVCCSGSKSARLVLDL; encoded by the coding sequence ATGAGCGACGGTGACATCCCGGTCCGCGTCAAGCAGATGCGGCATGAGGCTGACACGGTGCTGTCGGTCACCTTCGAAACCCTCAACGGCGCACCCTTGCCCAAGGCCGAGCCGGGCGCGCATGTGGATCTGATCCTGACCGACGATCTGCGCCGCAGCTACAGCCTGACGGCGGCGCTGGACGGGACCACCGCGCAATGCACCGTTGCCGTGCACCGTGATCCGAAAAGCAAGGGCGGCTCGGTCTATGTCCATGACACGATGCGCGTCGGGGACAAGCTGCGTCTGTCGCGGCCCAAGAACCACTTTGCGCTTGATCAAAGCGCCGGGCACTCGGTGCTGATCGCGGGCGGGATCGGCATCACGCCGATCCTGGCGATGGTGCGGCGGCTGACCGAGCTGGGCAAACCGTGGCACCTGCACTACGCCGCGCGCAAGCGCAGCGCGGCGGCGTTCCTGCCCGAGATCGAGGCCTGCGTGGCGCAAAGCAACGGGCAGGGCGCGCTGACCCCGCATTTTGACGACGAGGTCAGCGGCGCGCTGATTGATCTGGCGCGGATCTTTGCCGGGGCGGGCGATACGGCGCATTTCTACTGCTGCGGCCCCGAGCCGATGCTGGCCGCCTATGAGGCTGCCGGACGCGCTGTGCCCAAGGCGCGGGTGCATGCCGAATACTTCTCGGCCAAAGAGGAAGTCGCGCGCGAGGGCGGGTTCGATGTGGTGCTGAACCGCTCGGGCAAGGTGCTGCACGTCGACGCGGGCAAGACCATTCTGGACGTGCTGATCGCCAACCGGGTCAGCGTCCCCTTTGCCTGTACCGAGGGCACCTGCGGCACCTGCGAGACGCGGGTGATCGAGGGGCGGCCGGATCACCGCGATACGATTCTGACAGATGAGGAACGCGCGCACGGAGACACGATGATGGTTTGCTGCTCAGGGTCGAAGAGTGCGCGGCTGGTACTGGACCTCTGA
- a CDS encoding CaiB/BaiF CoA transferase family protein has product MIDALTAVTTEATGIFAGLKVADFTWAAAGPIATKQLADNGATVVKVESFRHPDSIRLGGPFIDDKPGINRSGFFADFHTSKLGISVDMSNPAALEIIRPLIEWADVVAESFRPGVMKKWGLDFESLRAINPRIVMLSSSLYGAGGPWARHPGYGAQGQALSGIHGMTGWPDRPPAMPKGAYSDSVSPRYALSALVAALIHREKTGEGQHVELSQIEATAQLMAPELLAYQVTGEEITRQGSRKPGSILHGVFPCAGDERWIALDCVTEAQFAALGGVLGDGAGLDAARDNGLDALDEAVATLTARRDAFALMAACRKADVPAGVANKASDLLNDDVLNARHHFWPLDHAEMGELRYNGPAYRFEKTPSALRFASPRLGEHTDAVMTRILGFKVADIERFKAEGLLQ; this is encoded by the coding sequence ATGATCGACGCCCTGACCGCTGTGACAACCGAGGCCACGGGGATCTTCGCTGGCCTGAAGGTCGCCGATTTCACCTGGGCTGCTGCCGGCCCCATCGCCACCAAGCAACTGGCCGACAATGGCGCGACGGTGGTGAAGGTGGAAAGCTTCAGGCACCCGGATTCAATTCGCCTTGGCGGGCCGTTCATCGACGACAAGCCGGGCATCAACCGCTCGGGCTTCTTTGCCGATTTCCACACGTCCAAGCTGGGCATCTCGGTTGATATGAGCAACCCGGCGGCGCTCGAGATCATTCGACCGCTGATCGAATGGGCCGATGTGGTCGCCGAAAGCTTCCGCCCCGGCGTGATGAAGAAATGGGGGCTGGATTTTGAGAGCCTCAGGGCGATCAACCCGCGCATTGTCATGCTGTCCTCGTCGCTTTACGGCGCGGGCGGACCCTGGGCGCGGCACCCGGGCTATGGCGCGCAGGGGCAGGCGCTGTCGGGCATCCATGGGATGACCGGCTGGCCCGACCGTCCGCCTGCAATGCCCAAGGGCGCCTATTCTGACAGTGTCTCACCGCGCTATGCGCTTTCGGCACTGGTCGCGGCGCTGATCCACCGCGAGAAGACCGGCGAGGGGCAGCATGTCGAGCTGAGCCAGATCGAGGCTACCGCGCAACTGATGGCGCCCGAGTTGCTGGCCTATCAGGTCACCGGCGAAGAGATCACGCGGCAAGGCAGCCGCAAGCCCGGCTCGATCCTGCACGGCGTCTTTCCCTGCGCGGGCGACGAACGCTGGATCGCCCTGGACTGCGTGACCGAGGCGCAGTTTGCGGCATTGGGCGGGGTGTTGGGCGATGGTGCCGGGCTGGACGCGGCGCGTGACAACGGGCTGGATGCGCTGGACGAAGCGGTTGCAACGCTGACCGCACGGCGTGACGCTTTCGCCCTTATGGCCGCCTGCCGCAAGGCTGACGTGCCCGCCGGCGTCGCGAACAAGGCGTCCGATCTGCTGAACGATGATGTGCTCAACGCCCGCCACCATTTCTGGCCGCTCGACCACGCCGAAATGGGCGAGCTGCGCTATAACGGCCCTGCGTACCGCTTTGAAAAAACCCCCAGCGCCCTGCGCTTTGCCTCGCCCCGGCTGGGCGAGCACACCGACGCCGTGATGACCCGCATCCTTGGGTTCAAGGTTGCCGATATCGAGCGGTTCAAGGCGGAGGGGTTGCTGCAATGA
- a CDS encoding CoA transferase, producing the protein MSKTASALDGLRVLELSALAGAVCGRVLADLGAEVIKLEPAGGEPFRRSLPVVPTALGDESAAWLAYNHGKKSVTLDPVADEAAFAALCAGADIVVTDWERLDLDTMDQLAAIARAANPALVWCEILPFGRGGPFERYAATDTVLQALGGHLYLNGDVDRPPVRISLPVGSIQGGAEAASAALMAYWHALKTGEGQRVDVSVQACIVWTLLNSTMAWQILGLNEMRGGAIRKERANRFYTRLVWDTQDGYIFFGPVGGGGGSARIKSYEALVSWMAEEGITDPILTRHDWNGDGQFFIPQEDYDAVTQVILGFVRTKTTDELITRAVKERILLAPISSVAGVFDNPQYRARGYFRPLADPVRQLDIELPARWANLSATPLRAPMPAPLPGADTAAVLSTLEQGTSA; encoded by the coding sequence ATGAGCAAGACGGCAAGCGCCCTTGACGGGCTCAGAGTGCTGGAACTCTCGGCGCTGGCCGGGGCGGTCTGTGGCCGCGTGCTGGCTGATCTGGGGGCCGAGGTGATCAAGCTCGAGCCCGCAGGGGGTGAGCCGTTTCGCCGTTCACTGCCCGTGGTGCCCACGGCGCTGGGTGACGAAAGCGCGGCGTGGCTGGCCTATAACCACGGCAAGAAAAGCGTCACGCTGGACCCGGTGGCCGATGAAGCGGCGTTTGCCGCGCTCTGTGCCGGGGCCGATATTGTCGTGACCGACTGGGAACGGCTGGATCTGGACACGATGGACCAACTGGCCGCGATTGCCCGCGCCGCCAACCCCGCGCTGGTCTGGTGCGAGATCCTGCCCTTTGGTCGCGGTGGCCCCTTTGAGCGCTACGCCGCCACCGACACTGTGCTGCAAGCGCTAGGGGGGCATCTGTACCTGAACGGCGACGTCGATCGCCCGCCCGTGCGCATCAGCCTGCCGGTCGGCTCGATTCAGGGCGGGGCCGAGGCCGCCTCGGCCGCACTGATGGCCTACTGGCACGCACTGAAGACCGGCGAGGGACAGCGCGTCGATGTGTCGGTGCAGGCCTGCATCGTCTGGACGCTGCTCAACTCGACGATGGCCTGGCAGATCCTTGGCCTGAACGAGATGCGCGGCGGGGCGATCCGCAAGGAACGCGCCAACCGGTTCTACACCCGCCTGGTCTGGGATACGCAAGACGGCTACATCTTCTTTGGTCCGGTCGGCGGCGGCGGTGGTTCGGCGCGGATCAAGTCGTATGAGGCGCTGGTCAGCTGGATGGCCGAGGAAGGCATCACCGACCCCATCCTGACCCGCCACGACTGGAACGGCGACGGCCAGTTCTTCATCCCGCAGGAAGATTATGACGCGGTCACGCAGGTCATCCTCGGCTTCGTGCGCACCAAGACCACCGATGAGCTGATCACCCGCGCGGTGAAAGAGCGCATCCTGCTCGCGCCGATTTCTTCGGTCGCGGGGGTCTTCGACAACCCGCAGTACCGCGCGCGCGGCTATTTCCGTCCGCTCGCCGATCCTGTGCGCCAGCTCGACATCGAGCTGCCCGCCCGGTGGGCCAATCTCTCGGCCACGCCCTTGCGCGCGCCCATGCCCGCGCCGCTGCCGGGCGCGGATACGGCGGCGGTCCTGTCGACGCTTGAACAAGGAACCTCGGCATGA